In the genome of Aureimonas sp. OT7, one region contains:
- a CDS encoding aminotransferase class V-fold PLP-dependent enzyme, protein MRCDPETFELDLAALKALIGERTRLVCVTHASNILGTINPVAEIADIVHAAGAELVVDAVAYAPHRAIDMKALKADYYVFSVYKVFGPHHAVMYGRRDRLEALDNIYHYFFDKSRVPHKLEPGNINYECAWGAMGAVDYVEEIGRIGGAADGRAAIEAGFDAIAEQERALSARLIDYLSSRNSVRVIGRTSSAVADRVSTVSFTVGAESSKRIVDAVDAAHIGIRNGDFYARRIVEDHGLMAQDGVVRVSMVHYNTLDEVDRLIAALEPKL, encoded by the coding sequence ATGCGCTGCGACCCGGAAACCTTCGAGCTGGACCTTGCGGCGTTGAAGGCCCTGATCGGCGAGCGGACGCGGCTGGTCTGCGTCACCCACGCCTCCAACATCCTCGGCACGATCAACCCGGTCGCCGAGATCGCCGACATCGTCCACGCGGCCGGGGCCGAGCTCGTGGTGGATGCGGTCGCCTATGCGCCGCACCGCGCCATCGACATGAAGGCCTTGAAGGCCGATTACTACGTCTTCAGCGTCTACAAGGTCTTCGGGCCCCATCATGCGGTGATGTACGGCCGGCGCGACCGGCTGGAAGCGCTGGACAACATCTACCACTACTTCTTCGACAAGAGCCGGGTGCCGCACAAGCTGGAGCCGGGTAACATCAACTACGAATGCGCCTGGGGTGCGATGGGCGCGGTGGACTATGTCGAGGAGATCGGGCGCATAGGGGGCGCCGCCGATGGGCGCGCCGCGATAGAAGCGGGCTTCGACGCCATTGCCGAGCAGGAGCGCGCCTTGTCCGCCCGGCTAATCGACTACCTCTCGTCGCGGAACTCGGTGCGTGTGATCGGCCGTACATCCTCTGCCGTCGCCGACCGCGTTTCCACCGTTTCCTTTACCGTCGGCGCGGAAAGCTCGAAGCGGATTGTGGATGCGGTCGATGCGGCGCATATCGGCATCCGCAACGGCGATTTCTATGCGCGTCGCATCGTGGAAGATCATGGCCTGATGGCGCAGGACGGCGTCGTGCGCGTGTCGATGGTCCACTACAATACGCTGGACGAGGTGGACAGGCTGATCGCCGCGCTGGAGCCGAAGCTGTGA
- a CDS encoding cryptochrome/photolyase family protein — protein sequence MPRLRPVLGDQLSRSLSSLSDLQTGDVVLMAELADEATYVRHHQRKIAFLFSAMRHFAADLVANGVNVDYVALDAAGNSGSFTGEVQRALARHKLDGLVVTEAGEWRVQQMLEGWQDTLGVPVDIRPDDRFLCPHDDFDAVAGDGRTLLMESFYRRMRRHTGYLMDGESPVGGRWNYDAENREPMPAGMAMPDRPAYPPDATTEDVLALVRERFGNHFGRLDAFDYPVTRRQAKGYLRWFVQEALPSFGTYQDAMVEGQPLLFHSHLSALINCGLLLPAECCEAALAAYGKGAAPLNAVEGFVRQIIGWREFIRGIYWREMPGYATRNALGANRPLPDFFWTGATELNCMAQCIGETRDNAYAHHIRRLMVIGNFCLLAGLDPQQVQEWYLVVYHDAYEWVEMPNVVGMILQADDGLFATKPYAASGNYINRMSDYCENCRYDVKQRTGDDACPFNYLYWDFMARNAGRLRHNRRMTRTYATLDRMDAAVMADMRASARTFLAALPSSGDY from the coding sequence ATGCCTCGACTTCGACCCGTTCTCGGCGATCAGCTCAGCCGGAGCCTGTCCAGCCTGTCCGATCTGCAGACGGGTGACGTCGTGCTGATGGCCGAACTTGCCGACGAGGCGACCTATGTGCGCCACCATCAGCGCAAGATCGCCTTCCTGTTTTCCGCGATGCGCCATTTCGCGGCGGATCTCGTCGCCAATGGCGTGAACGTGGACTATGTCGCGCTCGACGCTGCGGGCAACAGCGGCAGTTTTACCGGCGAGGTTCAGCGCGCCCTTGCGCGCCACAAGCTGGACGGCCTCGTCGTGACCGAGGCCGGCGAATGGCGCGTGCAGCAGATGCTGGAGGGTTGGCAGGATACGCTCGGCGTGCCGGTCGACATCCGGCCGGATGACCGCTTCCTGTGCCCCCATGACGATTTCGACGCCGTGGCGGGCGATGGCCGGACCTTGTTGATGGAGAGTTTCTATCGCCGGATGCGACGCCATACCGGCTATCTGATGGATGGAGAAAGCCCAGTCGGCGGGCGCTGGAATTACGATGCGGAGAACCGCGAGCCGATGCCCGCGGGCATGGCGATGCCGGACAGGCCCGCCTATCCGCCCGATGCGACGACCGAAGACGTCCTCGCACTCGTGCGCGAGCGGTTCGGCAATCATTTCGGGCGGCTGGACGCGTTCGATTATCCGGTGACGCGCAGGCAGGCGAAAGGCTACCTGCGCTGGTTCGTGCAGGAGGCGCTCCCATCCTTCGGCACCTATCAGGATGCGATGGTGGAGGGGCAGCCACTGTTGTTCCATTCGCACCTGTCCGCCCTCATCAATTGTGGCCTGCTGTTGCCCGCAGAGTGTTGCGAGGCGGCGCTGGCCGCCTACGGAAAGGGTGCCGCGCCGTTGAACGCCGTCGAGGGTTTCGTGCGGCAGATCATCGGCTGGCGCGAATTCATCCGTGGCATCTACTGGCGCGAGATGCCTGGATACGCGACCCGCAACGCGCTGGGAGCGAACCGGCCCTTGCCGGATTTCTTCTGGACGGGCGCGACCGAATTGAACTGCATGGCGCAATGCATCGGCGAAACGCGCGACAATGCCTATGCCCACCATATCCGGCGGCTCATGGTGATCGGCAATTTCTGCCTGCTCGCGGGGCTCGATCCGCAGCAGGTCCAGGAGTGGTATCTCGTCGTCTACCACGATGCCTATGAGTGGGTGGAAATGCCCAATGTCGTCGGCATGATCCTGCAGGCCGACGACGGGCTCTTCGCCACCAAGCCCTATGCGGCCTCCGGCAACTACATCAACCGCATGTCCGATTACTGCGAAAACTGCCGCTACGACGTCAAGCAGCGCACCGGCGATGACGCCTGCCCCTTCAACTATCTCTACTGGGATTTCATGGCGCGCAACGCAGGGCGCCTGCGCCACAACCGACGCATGACGCGCACCTATGCGACTCTCGACCGGATGGACGCGGCCGTGATGGCCGACATGCGAGCCAGCGCCAGGACCTTCCTGGCGGCGCTGCCGTCATCGGGCGATTACTGA
- a CDS encoding TetR/AcrR family transcriptional regulator — MASRRRVDTMEENRRRLIAAARRAFAEHGFADASMDDLTAAAGLTRGALYHGFGDKKGLLAAVVAEVDGEMAARAQLAGEAAPSAWEGLMAEGAAYISMALDPEIRRIVLLDGPAFLGDPSQWPSQSACLEVTLATVARLIADGTMRPVDVEAAARLLNGAALNAALWVAASATPRETLPKAVEAFRLMASGFLARPSVIAR; from the coding sequence ATGGCGAGCCGGCGGCGTGTGGACACGATGGAAGAAAACCGGCGGAGGCTGATTGCGGCAGCCAGACGCGCCTTTGCCGAACATGGCTTCGCCGATGCGTCGATGGACGATCTCACCGCGGCGGCGGGCCTGACGCGCGGGGCCCTCTACCATGGCTTCGGCGACAAGAAGGGGCTTCTTGCCGCGGTCGTCGCCGAGGTCGACGGCGAGATGGCCGCGCGGGCGCAACTGGCCGGCGAAGCCGCGCCATCCGCCTGGGAAGGGCTGATGGCCGAGGGTGCGGCCTATATTTCAATGGCCCTCGATCCGGAGATCCGCCGCATCGTGCTTCTGGATGGACCGGCCTTTCTGGGCGACCCGTCGCAATGGCCGAGCCAGAGCGCCTGCCTGGAGGTAACGCTTGCCACGGTGGCGCGACTGATTGCCGATGGCACGATGCGGCCGGTGGATGTGGAAGCGGCCGCACGCCTGTTGAACGGGGCGGCGCTGAACGCGGCGCTTTGGGTTGCCGCCAGCGCGACACCGCGGGAAACCCTGCCAAAGGCGGTCGAGGCCTTTCGATTGATGGCGTCAGGGTTTTTGGCAAGGCCCTCAGTAATCGCCCGATGA